Proteins from one Hymenobacter gelipurpurascens genomic window:
- a CDS encoding PAS domain-containing sensor histidine kinase — translation MFRPFLERGQLLYFVYHLEAQRVVFVSSAYEGIVGRSPETVNEDLPSLLARLHPDDLEYASTRMKHLLQGKFVEDIELRLRPALDPEEQVQWLCCTAARVEYAPGHTYLSGTLQDNTSTRQYMENADRFNKKKNTTLEILSHDLAGPFTMIQQVAGYVSEKVEGLKDDKLNELLSVMKTTCQDSINLIRDFVDNEFLESVNVDMKTERINLAHELSDLIGQFQKSETNLEKYFAYEGPEQLYYSLDYNKFMQVFNNLLSNSMKFTPDGGRITVTLEQQPNQLLLSVADTGIGIPEVMQPVIFERFTPARRPGLRGEKTTGLGMSIIKTIVELHQGHIWLESKEGEGSTFFISLPLDKLG, via the coding sequence TTGTTTCGTCCATTTCTTGAGCGCGGGCAGCTCCTGTACTTTGTCTACCATCTGGAAGCGCAGCGGGTAGTATTTGTAAGCTCTGCCTACGAAGGCATTGTGGGCCGCTCTCCGGAAACTGTGAACGAGGACCTGCCCAGCCTGCTGGCCCGCTTGCACCCCGACGATCTGGAGTATGCCAGCACCCGCATGAAGCACCTACTGCAGGGTAAGTTTGTGGAAGACATTGAGTTGCGCCTGCGCCCCGCCCTCGACCCCGAAGAGCAGGTGCAGTGGCTGTGTTGCACCGCGGCGCGCGTAGAGTATGCGCCGGGCCACACCTACCTCAGTGGTACGCTGCAGGACAATACCAGCACTCGCCAGTACATGGAGAATGCCGACCGCTTCAACAAGAAAAAGAACACAACGCTGGAGATTCTATCGCACGATCTGGCTGGCCCCTTCACCATGATTCAGCAGGTGGCCGGCTACGTGAGCGAGAAGGTGGAAGGGCTAAAGGATGACAAGCTCAATGAGCTGTTGAGCGTGATGAAGACCACCTGCCAGGATAGCATCAACCTGATTCGGGACTTCGTGGACAACGAGTTTCTGGAATCGGTGAACGTGGACATGAAAACCGAGCGGATCAATCTGGCGCATGAGCTTAGCGATTTGATCGGCCAGTTTCAGAAATCAGAGACCAACCTGGAAAAGTACTTCGCCTATGAAGGACCGGAACAGCTGTATTACTCCCTCGACTACAACAAGTTTATGCAGGTATTCAATAACCTGCTCAGCAACTCCATGAAGTTCACGCCGGATGGGGGCCGCATTACCGTTACCTTGGAGCAACAGCCCAATCAGCTACTGCTTTCGGTGGCCGATACCGGCATTGGCATTCCGGAAGTCATGCAACCGGTTATCTTTGAGCGGTTTACTCCGGCTCGCCGACCTGGCCTACGCGGCGAAAAAACCACCGGCCTGGGCATGTCCATCATCAAAACCATTGTGGAACTGCATCAGGGCCACATTTGGTTGGAAAGCAAGGAAGGCGAGGGTAGCACCTTCTTTATCTCGCTGCCGCTGGACAAGTTGGGCTAG
- the treF gene encoding alpha,alpha-trehalase TreF, which produces MKNALLACFCFLALTVSAQTTNLRTPRQLFPGLFEQVQLQRIFPDNKTFVDAVPKEAPAVILAAYEQQRSLPGFDLNRFVLAYFRLPASAATAYHTNIAGGLRRHLDTLWTVLQRPPTDTVARYSSLLPLPRPYVVPGGRFREVYYWDSYFTMLGLQVSHRPDLIRGMLDNFAFLINRYGFIPNGNRTYYLTRSQPPFFSRMVELLAREQGDSVLRRYHGPLLREYQFWMAGSDSVSPGAARRSVVRMPGGELLNRYWDQSAEPREESYEKDVQAAKRSTRPAAQFYRDVRAAAASGWDFSSRWFVPGAGLESIRTTSLVPVDLNSLLYQLEMTLARSSQLQGQTAAAKDFRAKAAARSKALQRYCWDQNAGWFVDYDWEKRKPSLIRTLAGVFPLESGLATPAQARKVAEGLRRDFLKPGGLVTTLASTGQQWDAPNAWAPLQWMAIEGLRHYKQDELARTIALRWIDLNRGVFQQTGKLMEKYNVEQTGALGGGGEYPLQDGFGWTNGVLLQLLNRYPDANQ; this is translated from the coding sequence ATGAAGAACGCCCTACTTGCCTGCTTCTGCTTCCTGGCACTGACCGTTTCGGCCCAGACCACCAACCTGCGCACTCCCCGGCAGCTTTTTCCCGGGCTGTTTGAGCAAGTACAGCTGCAGCGCATTTTCCCCGACAATAAGACCTTTGTGGATGCCGTGCCTAAGGAGGCACCGGCGGTTATTCTGGCGGCCTACGAACAGCAGCGGAGCCTGCCCGGCTTCGATCTGAACCGGTTTGTGCTGGCCTATTTCCGGCTGCCTGCTTCTGCTGCCACCGCCTACCACACCAATATTGCCGGTGGCCTACGCCGCCACCTCGATACGCTCTGGACGGTACTGCAGCGCCCGCCTACCGATACGGTGGCACGGTACTCGTCGTTGCTGCCGCTGCCCCGGCCCTACGTGGTGCCCGGCGGGCGTTTCCGGGAAGTGTACTACTGGGATTCCTACTTCACCATGCTCGGCCTGCAGGTCAGCCACCGGCCCGATCTGATCCGGGGCATGCTGGATAACTTCGCCTTCCTGATTAACCGCTACGGCTTCATCCCAAACGGCAACCGCACCTACTACCTCACCCGCTCGCAGCCGCCGTTTTTTAGCCGCATGGTGGAACTGCTGGCCCGCGAGCAAGGCGACAGTGTGCTGCGGCGCTACCACGGGCCTTTGCTCCGCGAGTACCAGTTCTGGATGGCCGGCTCCGATTCTGTAAGCCCGGGGGCCGCCCGCCGCTCCGTGGTGCGTATGCCTGGCGGCGAACTGCTTAACCGCTACTGGGACCAAAGTGCCGAGCCCCGAGAAGAGTCGTATGAGAAAGATGTGCAGGCGGCCAAACGCAGCACCCGCCCAGCGGCCCAGTTCTACCGCGATGTGCGCGCGGCCGCCGCTTCCGGCTGGGACTTTAGCAGCCGCTGGTTTGTGCCCGGCGCCGGCCTGGAGTCCATCCGCACCACCAGTCTGGTGCCCGTCGATCTGAATAGCTTGCTGTATCAGTTGGAAATGACGCTGGCCCGCAGTAGCCAACTGCAGGGCCAGACCGCCGCGGCTAAGGATTTCCGGGCCAAAGCGGCGGCTCGCAGCAAAGCTCTGCAGCGCTACTGTTGGGACCAAAATGCCGGCTGGTTCGTGGATTATGACTGGGAGAAGCGCAAGCCTTCCCTGATCCGGACGCTGGCGGGCGTATTTCCGTTGGAGAGTGGCCTAGCTACGCCAGCGCAGGCCCGTAAAGTAGCCGAAGGCCTCCGCCGCGACTTCCTGAAGCCTGGTGGATTGGTGACCACGCTGGCAAGCACCGGCCAGCAGTGGGATGCTCCCAACGCCTGGGCGCCCTTGCAATGGATGGCCATTGAAGGGTTGCGCCACTACAAGCAAGATGAACTGGCGCGCACCATTGCCCTGCGCTGGATTGACCTCAACCGAGGCGTGTTTCAGCAAACGGGCAAGCTGATGGAAAAATATAATGTGGAGCAGACTGGCGCACTGGGGGGCGGCGGCGAGTACCCGCTGCAAGACGGTTTCGGCTGGACCAATGGCGTGCTGCTGCAATTACTCAATCGGTATCCCGACGCCAATCAGTAG
- a CDS encoding SOS response-associated peptidase, producing the protein MCGRYTLTPAPGILEDRFDAAFAASLPGPTYNAAPSQSLPVILNTEPGRIQLMRWGLVPGWVKDLKAAPKPINARAETLTEKPSFRTLLQRRRALVLADSFYEWQASTHGKTPYRILLKDQQPFAFAGLWDEWVDRQTGEVLPTFTIITTEPNELMAPIHNRMPVILPSRESELAWLDDGLGLEEYQHLLQPYPAEAMQAYAISTLVNSPAHNSPEVMAPAA; encoded by the coding sequence ATGTGTGGCCGCTATACTCTTACACCTGCCCCAGGTATTTTAGAAGACCGGTTTGATGCTGCCTTTGCGGCAAGTTTACCGGGCCCTACCTACAACGCGGCGCCTTCCCAGTCGCTCCCCGTTATTCTCAACACCGAGCCCGGTCGCATACAACTGATGCGCTGGGGCCTAGTGCCAGGCTGGGTGAAAGACCTGAAGGCCGCGCCGAAACCCATTAATGCGCGCGCTGAAACCCTCACGGAAAAGCCGTCATTCCGGACGCTGCTGCAGCGGCGCCGCGCCTTGGTGCTTGCCGACAGTTTCTACGAGTGGCAAGCCAGTACCCACGGCAAAACGCCCTACCGGATCCTACTCAAAGATCAGCAGCCCTTTGCTTTCGCCGGCCTCTGGGACGAGTGGGTTGACCGGCAGACGGGAGAGGTACTGCCTACTTTCACCATCATCACTACGGAACCCAACGAGCTGATGGCTCCCATCCATAACCGGATGCCCGTCATTCTGCCAAGCCGGGAGTCTGAGCTGGCCTGGCTCGATGATGGCCTAGGCCTAGAGGAGTACCAGCACCTGTTGCAGCCTTATCCTGCCGAGGCAATGCAGGCCTACGCCATTAGTACCCTCGTAAACTCGCCCGCCCACAACTCCCCGGAGGTGATGGCACCAGCTGCCTAG
- a CDS encoding trypsin-like peptidase domain-containing protein, which yields MKTEADYYALFDAYRSGEMAASERAELEHRLAADPDLARRLADYESLTNTLTAYGQRLATRRKLRAIQADMNAERAVRLSPEDSPAGIFSTDEVPRPMLRISRTEEKLRQFWGAHRATMMVAASVAIMAVFATLLGLEWWKARQQPSVYGYATLRREVDRIKRTQRVMNKAINQIGAPNTPSANQGKFSGTGFALTADGYLVTSYHVIQGADSLLIEGHDRQRYRAEPVFTDVAHDLAILHIKDASFKGFGRLPYSFKRGQSDLGEKVYTLGYPREDLVFNDGSLSARSGFEGDTGFYQISIPVNPGNSGGPLLDDRGNLIGIISGRQMDVQSAAFATKSSYLMRLVDSLSAAGTAQPYNMPRNNQLAGTSRPQQIRKLRDYIFVVKVYE from the coding sequence ATGAAAACCGAAGCTGATTACTACGCTTTATTTGATGCCTACCGCTCCGGCGAGATGGCAGCTTCTGAGCGGGCCGAACTGGAGCATCGCTTAGCCGCTGATCCGGACTTGGCGCGCCGGCTGGCCGATTATGAATCCCTGACCAATACGCTGACCGCTTACGGCCAGCGCCTGGCTACGCGCCGCAAGCTGCGCGCCATTCAGGCGGATATGAACGCCGAGCGGGCCGTGCGCCTCTCCCCCGAAGACTCCCCGGCGGGTATTTTCTCTACCGACGAGGTGCCGCGCCCTATGCTGCGCATTTCGCGGACGGAGGAGAAGCTGCGCCAGTTCTGGGGTGCTCACCGCGCCACCATGATGGTAGCGGCCTCAGTAGCCATCATGGCCGTATTTGCTACGCTGCTGGGCCTGGAGTGGTGGAAAGCTCGTCAGCAGCCTTCTGTGTACGGTTATGCTACGCTGCGCCGTGAGGTGGACCGCATCAAACGCACCCAGCGCGTGATGAACAAGGCTATCAATCAGATAGGTGCGCCCAACACGCCTTCCGCTAACCAAGGTAAGTTCAGCGGAACGGGCTTCGCCCTGACCGCCGACGGCTATTTGGTTACAAGCTACCACGTTATTCAGGGTGCTGATTCTCTGCTGATTGAAGGCCACGACCGGCAGCGGTACCGGGCCGAGCCAGTCTTCACCGACGTAGCCCACGATCTGGCAATTCTGCACATCAAAGACGCTTCCTTTAAGGGTTTTGGCCGCCTGCCGTATTCGTTTAAGCGCGGCCAATCGGACCTGGGCGAGAAAGTGTACACGCTGGGCTACCCCCGCGAAGACTTGGTGTTCAATGATGGCTCACTGAGTGCGCGCTCTGGCTTTGAAGGCGACACGGGCTTCTACCAGATCAGCATTCCGGTGAACCCCGGCAACTCGGGCGGCCCGCTTCTTGATGACCGGGGTAACCTGATTGGCATCATCAGTGGCCGGCAGATGGATGTGCAAAGCGCCGCTTTCGCCACTAAATCGTCGTACCTGATGCGTTTGGTTGACTCCTTGAGTGCGGCTGGTACCGCGCAGCCCTACAACATGCCCCGCAACAACCAGCTTGCCGGCACCTCACGCCCTCAGCAAATCCGCAAGCTGCGCGATTATATATTCGTAGTGAAAGTGTACGAATAA
- a CDS encoding RNA polymerase sigma factor: MGKGQPAYTDEEFVAAIRHGDDRALAQLYRLHFPMVSHYVLQNSGTDDEAQDVYQEGVMVFYEKVRDGSLELSCQIKTYLYAVCRRLWLKRLTEKTRFGGRLDDHEPYLETGAEADLELAEERDRRFATMAEALERIGEPCRSLLEGFYLLDKSMQQLTAEFGYTNADNAKNQKYKCLVRLKKLFFNQYQEFET, encoded by the coding sequence ATGGGTAAGGGACAACCTGCCTACACCGACGAGGAGTTCGTGGCGGCTATCCGCCACGGCGACGACCGGGCGCTGGCACAGCTCTACCGGCTGCATTTTCCGATGGTTTCGCATTACGTGCTGCAAAACAGCGGCACCGACGATGAAGCCCAGGATGTGTATCAGGAAGGGGTGATGGTATTTTATGAGAAGGTTCGTGATGGTTCTCTGGAACTTAGCTGCCAGATCAAGACGTACCTCTATGCCGTGTGCCGCCGTTTGTGGCTCAAACGGCTCACCGAGAAAACCCGCTTCGGCGGCCGTCTCGATGACCATGAGCCTTACCTCGAAACCGGGGCCGAAGCCGACCTGGAGCTGGCCGAGGAGCGCGACCGGCGCTTTGCCACCATGGCCGAAGCACTGGAGCGCATTGGGGAGCCTTGCCGCTCGCTTTTAGAAGGATTTTATCTGCTCGATAAATCGATGCAGCAGCTTACGGCTGAGTTTGGCTATACCAACGCCGACAACGCCAAAAATCAGAAATACAAGTGCCTGGTCAGACTGAAAAAGCTTTTTTTCAATCAGTATCAGGAATTTGAGACATAA